In the genome of Treponema pedis, one region contains:
- a CDS encoding ABC transporter ATP-binding protein gives MQENTNLLEVKNLYVSFNTYAGEVKAVRNVNFHLKPGETLAFVGESGCGKTVTAKSLMRLLPKDSSVIKEGSKIVFDGKDVINLKKKELTALRGSDISMIFQDPMTSLNPTMRIGKQITEALILHRHLNKKEAKEEAIRLLQLVQIPNPQERFKAFPHELSGGMRQRVMIAIALSCNPKLLLADEPTTALDVTIQAQILDLLSELKQKFNTSIILVTHDLGVVANFANRIQVMYAGEIVEEGTTEEIFYNSRHPYTWALLNSIPKVHDKGSKLYSLGGTPPDLLLPLPGCPFVSRCDHAMKICKMQHPEITHHSETHRSWCWLEHEASGEHNWESLRKGGKNE, from the coding sequence ATGCAGGAAAATACAAATCTATTGGAAGTGAAAAACCTTTATGTTTCGTTTAATACTTATGCAGGCGAAGTTAAGGCCGTGCGTAATGTAAATTTTCATTTAAAACCCGGAGAAACCCTTGCCTTTGTAGGCGAATCCGGCTGCGGAAAAACGGTTACGGCAAAATCGCTGATGAGACTCTTGCCTAAAGATTCTTCCGTTATAAAAGAAGGTTCAAAAATTGTTTTTGACGGAAAAGATGTTATAAATCTGAAAAAGAAGGAATTAACCGCTCTTAGGGGCAGCGATATCAGTATGATATTTCAAGACCCTATGACCAGTTTAAATCCTACTATGAGAATAGGTAAACAAATTACCGAGGCCTTAATCTTGCATCGGCATCTTAATAAAAAGGAAGCTAAAGAAGAAGCTATAAGACTTTTACAGCTCGTGCAAATACCGAATCCGCAAGAGAGGTTTAAAGCCTTTCCGCATGAACTTTCAGGCGGTATGCGACAAAGAGTTATGATTGCCATAGCCCTTTCGTGCAATCCCAAACTCTTGCTGGCCGATGAACCTACAACCGCTTTGGACGTAACTATTCAAGCTCAAATTTTGGATTTACTTTCGGAGCTCAAACAAAAATTTAATACTTCGATTATTTTAGTAACCCATGACCTCGGCGTTGTTGCAAATTTTGCAAATAGAATCCAAGTAATGTATGCGGGAGAAATAGTTGAAGAAGGTACGACTGAAGAAATTTTTTATAATTCAAGACACCCTTATACATGGGCTCTTTTAAATTCGATACCGAAAGTACACGATAAAGGAAGCAAGCTGTACTCGCTGGGCGGCACTCCTCCCGATTTACTTTTACCTTTACCGGGCTGTCCGTTTGTTTCGCGTTGTGACCATGCTATGAAAATATGCAAAATGCAGCATCCAGAAATTACGCACCATAGCGAAACTCATCGTTCATGGTGCTGGCTGGAACACGAGGCTTCGGGAGAACATAATTGGGAGTCTTTAAGAAAAGGCGGTAAAAATGAATAA
- a CDS encoding ABC transporter ATP-binding protein codes for MNNDKEILIQVRDLSRFFKVGRNKLLKAVDHVSFDIYKGETLGIVGESGCGKTTCGRTVLGMYKATSGSVMYGSTNIHSLKGRAKVNFKKNAQYIFQDPYASLDPRMTVGDIIAEGMDVHFKLSKAEKLERINSLLDRVGLNKEHALRYPHEMSGGQRQRVGIARSLAVEPSFVVCDEPISALDVSIQAQIVNLLYDLKEEMGLTFMFISHDLSMVKHISDRIAVMYLGSIVELADSNSIYDSPMHPYTKALMSAIPVPDPKLNAGKKRIKLEGEVPSPINTPAGCKFVNRCAYAMPECGKTAPEIKDVGDNHFVACHLFKG; via the coding sequence ATGAATAACGATAAAGAAATTTTAATTCAAGTAAGGGATTTAAGCCGGTTTTTTAAAGTCGGAAGAAACAAGCTGTTAAAAGCCGTCGACCATGTAAGTTTTGATATTTATAAGGGTGAAACTCTGGGTATAGTAGGAGAGTCCGGCTGCGGTAAAACCACTTGCGGCAGAACGGTTTTGGGAATGTATAAGGCTACATCCGGTTCCGTTATGTACGGTTCAACAAATATTCATTCCTTAAAAGGCAGAGCGAAGGTTAATTTTAAAAAGAACGCTCAATACATCTTTCAGGATCCGTATGCATCTTTGGACCCGAGAATGACCGTAGGAGATATTATTGCGGAAGGTATGGACGTTCATTTTAAGCTTTCAAAAGCCGAAAAACTTGAACGTATTAATTCTCTTCTCGACAGGGTAGGGCTTAATAAAGAACATGCTTTGCGTTATCCGCATGAAATGTCAGGCGGTCAAAGGCAGCGTGTAGGAATTGCCCGCTCCCTTGCCGTAGAACCTTCATTTGTAGTATGCGATGAGCCTATTTCGGCTTTGGACGTTTCCATACAGGCTCAAATCGTAAATTTATTATATGATTTAAAAGAAGAAATGGGCTTAACGTTTATGTTTATTTCCCATGACCTTTCTATGGTAAAGCATATTTCAGACAGAATTGCGGTTATGTATCTGGGTTCCATTGTTGAACTTGCCGACAGTAACAGCATTTATGATTCTCCTATGCACCCGTATACAAAGGCTTTAATGTCTGCCATTCCGGTACCTGACCCTAAATTGAACGCCGGAAAAAAACGTATAAAACTTGAAGGAGAGGTTCCTTCTCCCATAAATACGCCCGCAGGCTGTAAATTCGTCAACAGGTGCGCTTATGCCATGCCTGAATGCGGTAAAACCGCCCCTGAAATTAAAGATGTAGGCGATAATCATTTTGTTGCCTGTCACTTATTTAAAGGGTAA
- a CDS encoding proline--tRNA ligase → MKMSQMYMPTLREVPAEAVVESHKLLLRAGMIRNLANGLFAYLPLGLKSFRKVENIIREEMNAIGCLEFKPSVLIPGEFWQESGRWHSMGPELLRLKNRLNQDLVVSPTAEEAFTEILKHELSSYKQYPVLAYQINTKYRDEIRPRYGLMRAREFTMKDAYSFHTSEESLDEAYLKFEQAYVKIFKRCGLSVIAVKADSGAMGGSGSQEFMVESSIGDDTLLLCSKCGYAANEEKASCKLEESSFAPSSETVKEIDTPDVKTIEELTEFLKTSPSSFIKTLIYAVENSEILNEEKKEGIGFAAICIRGDLEVNEAKLKSSLKASNAILASDAEVEKITGTVVGFAGPVGLKNVPIIADESVMLMHDAVTGGLKKDKHLIHVEPNRDFTPLYTFDLRVVKAGDKCSCCGNPLYTKKGNELGHIFKLGYKYTESMNMTYLDENGKQQRPCMGCYGIGLDRLLASIIEEHHDEDGIIWPMSTAPFQAVIIPVKYEGVMQKIADELYEELKQNGIEVLLDDRKERTGVKFKDMDLIGIPIRLVVGEKNLPKIEFKLRKSKDSVLIEKEEACGLVVNTVKAELNR, encoded by the coding sequence ATGAAAATGTCGCAAATGTATATGCCCACTTTGCGGGAAGTTCCCGCAGAGGCTGTCGTGGAAAGCCATAAACTTTTATTACGTGCAGGAATGATACGTAATTTGGCAAACGGACTTTTTGCTTACCTTCCCTTAGGTTTAAAATCTTTTAGAAAGGTTGAAAACATTATACGCGAAGAAATGAATGCAATCGGCTGTTTGGAATTTAAACCCAGCGTACTGATTCCGGGAGAATTTTGGCAAGAATCGGGCAGATGGCATTCTATGGGCCCTGAACTTTTACGTTTAAAAAACAGATTAAACCAAGACCTTGTAGTGAGCCCTACGGCTGAAGAAGCCTTTACGGAAATTTTAAAACACGAACTTTCTTCATATAAACAATATCCCGTTTTGGCATATCAGATAAATACAAAATACCGAGATGAAATACGCCCGCGTTACGGACTGATGCGTGCCCGTGAATTTACGATGAAAGACGCTTATTCTTTTCATACAAGCGAAGAAAGTTTAGATGAAGCATACTTAAAATTTGAACAAGCCTACGTTAAAATTTTTAAACGCTGCGGGCTTTCGGTAATAGCCGTAAAAGCGGATTCAGGAGCGATGGGAGGAAGCGGTTCGCAAGAGTTTATGGTGGAATCCTCCATCGGAGATGACACTCTTTTACTTTGCTCAAAATGCGGTTATGCCGCAAATGAAGAAAAGGCTTCTTGTAAACTTGAAGAAAGCTCTTTTGCTCCTTCTTCGGAAACCGTAAAAGAAATCGATACTCCCGATGTAAAAACCATAGAAGAGCTTACGGAGTTTTTAAAAACATCGCCTTCTTCTTTTATAAAAACTCTTATTTATGCGGTTGAAAACAGTGAGATTTTAAACGAAGAGAAAAAAGAAGGTATCGGTTTTGCCGCAATCTGTATACGCGGCGACTTGGAAGTAAACGAAGCAAAATTAAAATCTTCGCTAAAAGCCTCCAACGCAATTCTTGCAAGCGATGCGGAGGTGGAAAAAATTACCGGTACCGTTGTAGGTTTTGCAGGTCCTGTAGGTTTAAAAAATGTGCCTATAATTGCCGATGAAAGCGTTATGCTTATGCACGATGCGGTAACGGGCGGCTTAAAAAAAGATAAGCATCTCATTCATGTCGAGCCTAACCGCGATTTTACTCCGCTTTATACCTTCGACTTGAGAGTCGTAAAAGCCGGAGATAAATGTTCTTGCTGCGGCAATCCTCTTTATACGAAAAAAGGAAATGAGCTTGGGCATATTTTTAAGCTGGGTTATAAATATACCGAGTCTATGAATATGACTTACTTGGACGAAAACGGAAAGCAGCAAAGACCGTGCATGGGCTGTTACGGAATCGGTCTTGATAGACTTTTAGCTTCTATAATTGAAGAGCACCATGACGAAGACGGAATTATCTGGCCTATGAGTACGGCTCCTTTTCAAGCCGTAATTATTCCCGTAAAATATGAAGGTGTAATGCAAAAAATCGCAGATGAACTTTACGAAGAGCTTAAACAAAACGGAATCGAAGTTCTTCTAGATGATAGAAAAGAAAGAACCGGTGTTAAGTTTAAGGATATGGATTTGATAGGTATTCCTATTCGCCTTGTAGTAGGTGAAAAAAATCTTCCTAAAATAGAATTTAAACTGCGGAAAAGTAAAGATTCCGTTTTAATCGAAAAAGAAGAGGCGTGCGGCTTGGTAGTAAATACGGTTAAAGCGGAGCTCAACCGTTAA
- a CDS encoding peptide ABC transporter substrate-binding protein, translating to MKKLVLLSAALLLVFSIIAGCSGGTDEKMGKVYLKTFNTAWPNTLDPSRGSDLYGTIVLRNILEPLVRWDAEEGRLVPAGAETWTISSDGLIYTFKLRDMIWTDDKPVTSADYAYGIRRTADPETASLVTNFIYPLKNGFDVASGKKPVSELGVSTPDEKTLVLELASPLPYFMEMVTYRAFYPQREDWVEKYADTYATTPSTSPMCGPFVLLDDWVINSSKNYEKNAKFWNAANVKLERVEYKVIQDPVAIYSALLSGEIDAASVADAEWREKFENNSDFIKSKAIRPDIVYMLINCSDPLLKNKKIRQALSAALDRDDLIKAARKGVGLPAYWFSPPTVFLQGQKFNEVGAGPVKDLIDKNQDLKALFIEGLKELGLDPDPSKHTIEFLSSGTSQDSRTEGEYYQQTWKDKIGVNTTVTLSEWGEFRNRLDAQNYQLAALGWNADFNDPSNFLETAWPESKTYQTGWNNDEFNECIVKAQSEQDPKKRFELLKRAEVILVAEEAAVIPLTTRETNSFRRSFVKNLSIDQLDSMGWQKIDTSERK from the coding sequence ATGAAAAAACTCGTTTTATTGTCGGCAGCCTTGCTGCTGGTTTTTTCAATCATCGCAGGCTGCTCGGGCGGCACGGATGAGAAAATGGGAAAGGTTTATTTAAAAACCTTTAATACCGCTTGGCCCAATACTTTGGACCCTTCAAGGGGCTCGGACCTTTATGGAACAATTGTTTTACGAAATATACTTGAGCCCTTAGTACGTTGGGACGCCGAAGAAGGAAGGCTTGTTCCTGCGGGAGCTGAAACTTGGACAATAAGCTCTGACGGATTAATCTATACCTTTAAACTTAGGGATATGATTTGGACGGATGACAAACCCGTTACTTCTGCGGATTATGCTTACGGTATAAGAAGAACTGCGGACCCCGAAACGGCAAGTTTGGTAACTAATTTTATTTATCCTTTAAAAAACGGTTTCGATGTAGCGTCAGGTAAAAAACCCGTTTCGGAATTGGGTGTTTCCACTCCCGATGAAAAAACCTTGGTTTTGGAACTCGCTTCGCCTTTACCGTATTTTATGGAAATGGTTACATACCGAGCTTTTTATCCGCAAAGAGAAGATTGGGTTGAAAAATATGCCGATACTTACGCTACAACTCCTTCAACTTCTCCCATGTGCGGCCCCTTTGTTCTTCTTGACGACTGGGTAATCAATTCATCGAAAAACTATGAAAAAAATGCTAAATTCTGGAACGCAGCCAACGTTAAACTTGAAAGAGTGGAATATAAGGTAATTCAAGACCCCGTAGCTATTTACAGCGCTCTTTTATCCGGTGAAATAGATGCTGCAAGCGTTGCGGACGCCGAATGGAGAGAAAAGTTTGAAAACAATTCCGATTTTATTAAGAGCAAGGCAATAAGACCGGATATCGTTTATATGCTTATTAACTGTTCCGACCCGCTTTTAAAAAATAAAAAAATCCGTCAAGCTCTTTCCGCCGCCCTTGATAGAGATGACCTTATTAAGGCTGCAAGAAAGGGTGTGGGACTTCCCGCTTACTGGTTTTCGCCTCCTACCGTTTTTTTACAGGGGCAAAAATTTAATGAAGTGGGAGCCGGGCCTGTAAAGGATTTAATCGATAAAAATCAGGATTTAAAAGCCCTGTTTATTGAAGGTCTTAAAGAATTGGGCTTGGACCCCGACCCTTCAAAACATACAATCGAATTCCTTTCTTCAGGTACAAGTCAGGATTCCAGAACGGAAGGCGAATACTATCAGCAGACTTGGAAAGACAAAATAGGAGTTAATACTACAGTTACATTAAGCGAATGGGGCGAATTCAGAAACAGACTCGATGCTCAAAACTATCAGCTTGCCGCTTTGGGCTGGAATGCGGATTTTAATGACCCTTCAAACTTCCTTGAAACTGCATGGCCTGAAAGTAAAACTTATCAAACCGGTTGGAATAATGATGAATTTAATGAATGCATCGTTAAAGCTCAATCCGAACAGGACCCTAAAAAGCGCTTTGAGCTTTTAAAAAGGGCGGAGGTTATTTTAGTTGCGGAAGAAGCTGCCGTAATTCCTCTTACTACCAGAGAAACCAACAGTTTCAGAAGAAGTTTTGTTAAAAATCTTTCCATCGACCAGCTTGATTCGATGGGTTGGCAAAAAATAGATACTTCGGAACGAAAGTAA
- a CDS encoding ABC transporter permease translates to MEITKDMFVPISKNIEEAELIVRPSISFWQDVWRRLRKNPVAIASLILLAFLVIMVIFGPYFNEFEFNRINSSLKDISPNSTYWFGTDSAGRDIFTRVWVAGRVSLEIGFLAALLSTSIGILYGSISGFIGGRTDTIMMRIIEILSALPYLLVVILFQIRLQDRSLKTLLLALTITGWTGTARIVRGEVLRVKAQEFILAARTLGVSAWKIIVKHLIPNVMPIVIVSITFNVPGFIFAEAFLSYLGIGLAPPATSWGIMCAEAQTTMMFYPYQLIFPTLMISLVMLVFALLGDGLRDALDPKLRK, encoded by the coding sequence ATGGAAATTACGAAAGATATGTTTGTGCCTATTTCAAAAAATATAGAAGAAGCGGAATTGATTGTACGCCCTTCGATAAGTTTTTGGCAGGACGTATGGAGAAGGCTTAGAAAAAACCCTGTAGCTATAGCATCATTAATTCTTTTAGCTTTTTTGGTTATTATGGTTATTTTCGGGCCTTATTTTAATGAATTTGAATTTAATAGAATCAATTCTTCGCTTAAAGATATTTCGCCTAATTCTACTTATTGGTTCGGAACCGACAGTGCGGGAAGAGATATTTTTACGAGGGTTTGGGTAGCCGGAAGGGTATCACTCGAAATAGGCTTTCTTGCCGCTTTGCTTTCCACGAGTATCGGTATCCTATACGGCAGCATTTCAGGTTTTATAGGCGGCAGAACCGATACCATTATGATGCGTATTATCGAAATTTTATCCGCATTGCCTTATTTATTAGTGGTAATTCTTTTTCAAATCCGCCTTCAGGATAGAAGTTTAAAAACCCTTTTATTGGCTTTAACGATTACCGGTTGGACAGGTACCGCACGTATAGTAAGGGGAGAGGTATTGCGTGTAAAGGCGCAAGAATTTATATTGGCGGCCCGTACCTTGGGTGTAAGTGCATGGAAAATAATAGTAAAGCATCTTATACCCAATGTTATGCCTATCGTAATAGTAAGTATTACATTTAATGTTCCGGGGTTTATTTTTGCAGAAGCCTTTTTGTCGTATTTGGGCATAGGGCTTGCTCCGCCTGCAACTTCATGGGGTATCATGTGTGCCGAAGCTCAAACTACTATGATGTTTTATCCGTATCAATTGATTTTTCCTACACTTATGATATCTCTGGTTATGCTTGTTTTTGCCTTACTCGGAGACGGATTAAGAGACGCCCTTGATCCGAAATTAAGAAAATAA
- a CDS encoding ABC transporter permease: protein MGRYIAKRIIYMFITLFIIATATFYLMHSVPGDPLTARIQKALPPQVRANFEKKYGLDKSVMEQYFIFLKNVFTKGDLGESITYPGLKVSDTILKNAPVSGSIGSRALIIGIVLGVIAGMIAALKRGKWPDYLVIFIAILGVTMPSFVLASLLQYFFAVILGILPAIGWGSAEKYKIIPVLALSFGTIATYARYVRSSVLEVLSADYILTAEAKGVSHFNILRKHVFRNAMTPSLTLLAGRIAGIFTGSFVIEKVFSIPGLGFFFVKSISDRDYPMIVGTTLFFAVLFILSQLIVDILYVLVDPRIKLAE from the coding sequence ATGGGAAGATATATTGCCAAGCGTATTATCTATATGTTTATTACGCTTTTTATAATTGCCACTGCAACCTTTTATCTTATGCATTCCGTTCCTGGAGACCCTCTTACCGCCCGCATTCAAAAAGCTTTGCCTCCTCAGGTTAGGGCGAATTTCGAAAAAAAATACGGTTTGGATAAATCCGTTATGGAACAATATTTTATTTTTTTAAAAAATGTTTTTACAAAGGGAGACTTAGGGGAGTCTATTACTTATCCGGGGTTAAAAGTTTCCGATACGATTTTAAAAAACGCTCCGGTAAGCGGCAGTATAGGAAGCCGGGCTTTGATTATAGGTATTGTTCTTGGAGTTATTGCCGGTATGATTGCCGCTTTAAAAAGGGGAAAATGGCCCGATTATTTGGTTATTTTTATAGCTATTTTAGGTGTTACCATGCCGAGCTTTGTTTTAGCCAGTTTGCTTCAGTATTTTTTTGCCGTCATACTCGGTATTTTGCCTGCGATAGGCTGGGGAAGTGCCGAAAAATATAAGATTATTCCCGTACTTGCCTTATCTTTCGGAACTATTGCAACTTATGCAAGGTATGTACGAAGCTCGGTTTTGGAAGTATTAAGTGCGGATTATATTCTTACAGCGGAAGCAAAGGGTGTTTCTCATTTTAATATTCTACGAAAACATGTTTTTAGAAATGCTATGACTCCTTCTTTAACTCTTTTAGCGGGACGTATTGCAGGTATTTTTACGGGTTCCTTTGTTATAGAAAAAGTCTTTTCTATTCCGGGTCTCGGATTCTTTTTTGTAAAATCCATATCCGACCGCGATTATCCTATGATAGTAGGAACTACATTGTTTTTTGCCGTTTTATTTATACTTTCACAATTAATTGTGGATATTTTATATGTCTTGGTTGATCCGAGAATTAAACTTGCTGAATAA